A stretch of the Aminipila terrae genome encodes the following:
- a CDS encoding HNH endonuclease family protein, whose translation MYQLYVVSNIKETDSNIEYVANKFDPIYRLINDLKENNESEDVRELTEDRIFMYHCYAYTAKGFGYRSIADIADEYKKIKSDRVKWIKDFTDELHTTFSNMKFLQGINNKYLMKLNQIGMPYFVYAFIIKGLKYFKEDSSKLEQLFKTMEILSFRYKLINSRSDIVSKLYPALRNFKGNVIELNSEIKKTLNDNWYWSDDRIEEYLNSNMYENKMINYVLWEYEHSIQLKGYDTNKIKIEKEQIEHISPKTPDEGWIASGYEVDKNNMYSEQFIEDWLNSLGNLMLISGSHNASIGNKPFAEKLKTYKSNPVLKQQEEIVTFLNETRKKPKWDSHAIEKRHEKILEFAINRWSFD comes from the coding sequence ATGTATCAACTCTATGTAGTAAGTAATATAAAAGAAACTGACTCTAACATTGAATATGTTGCAAACAAATTCGACCCAATATATAGGCTTATAAATGATCTTAAGGAGAATAATGAATCTGAAGATGTAAGAGAATTAACTGAGGATAGAATTTTCATGTACCATTGTTATGCATATACAGCTAAAGGTTTTGGATATAGAAGTATTGCTGATATAGCAGATGAATACAAGAAAATAAAGTCAGATAGAGTAAAATGGATTAAAGATTTCACTGATGAGTTACATACAACCTTTTCAAACATGAAATTTTTACAAGGGATTAATAATAAATACTTAATGAAGCTTAATCAAATTGGTATGCCTTATTTTGTGTATGCATTTATAATTAAAGGTTTAAAATATTTCAAGGAAGATTCTTCAAAATTAGAGCAGCTTTTTAAGACAATGGAGATCTTAAGTTTTAGGTATAAACTTATAAACAGTAGATCGGATATTGTTAGTAAGCTATATCCAGCACTCAGAAATTTTAAAGGTAATGTTATTGAATTAAATTCAGAAATAAAAAAGACATTAAATGATAACTGGTATTGGAGCGATGACAGAATAGAGGAATACTTAAATAGTAATATGTATGAAAACAAAATGATCAATTATGTGCTTTGGGAATATGAACATAGTATTCAACTTAAAGGTTATGACACTAATAAAATTAAAATAGAAAAAGAGCAAATTGAACATATTTCCCCTAAAACCCCTGACGAAGGATGGATTGCGTCTGGATATGAAGTTGATAAGAATAATATGTATTCAGAGCAATTCATAGAAGACTGGTTAAATTCACTGGGAAACCTTATGCTTATTTCGGGGTCGCATAATGCATCCATTGGAAATAAACCTTTTGCAGAAAAATTAAAAACTTATAAGAGTAATCCAGTCTTAAAACAGCAAGAAGAAATTGTGACTTTTTTGAATGAAACAAGAAAGAAACCAAAATGGGATTCTCATGCAATTGAAAAAAGGCATGAAAAAATATTGGAATTTGCGATAAATAGGTGGAGTTTTGATTAA
- a CDS encoding pre-mRNA-splicing factor CWC21, which yields MKKKVFSIFLTLALSLSMGVTSFASSNDLSSDSDVCKSFSINEYDVVTELRSNSDQDLEEKGYSEDEIKEIRSDEYEQDLLKRSQLSDSELKSEFNYNEEQIEVLKNYEGEPIQEVPEMRAVAATCNGTVSCPTASSEFIYIKLNWKWTTAPSFRTVDAAAVRWKGTDTGGNPLNVALNNNASNSYCTVNYVYFAGEKPSTSVKKALTVTDSYGKAYSDFAMTKISNGDINQWAKSGELQIKVDKTGTKPIKEVAVCFSYGHSTVSASGVSVSWPAGFSISFSSGVTTMFTEPRRVSNTGSITSY from the coding sequence ATGAAAAAAAAAGTATTTAGTATTTTTTTAACTTTAGCATTATCACTTTCAATGGGGGTTACATCATTTGCATCAAGCAATGATTTAAGTAGTGATAGTGATGTTTGTAAAAGTTTTAGTATTAACGAATATGATGTAGTTACAGAATTAAGAAGTAATTCAGATCAGGATTTAGAAGAAAAAGGCTATAGCGAAGATGAAATTAAAGAAATTAGATCTGATGAATATGAGCAAGACCTATTAAAAAGAAGCCAATTATCAGACTCTGAATTAAAATCAGAATTTAATTATAATGAAGAACAAATAGAAGTTTTAAAAAATTACGAAGGTGAGCCAATCCAAGAAGTACCAGAAATGAGAGCAGTAGCAGCAACCTGTAATGGAACTGTAAGCTGTCCAACAGCTAGTAGCGAATTTATTTATATTAAACTAAATTGGAAATGGACAACAGCACCATCTTTTAGGACAGTTGACGCAGCAGCAGTTAGATGGAAAGGTACCGATACAGGCGGTAATCCTTTAAATGTTGCTTTAAATAACAATGCTTCGAATTCATACTGTACAGTTAATTATGTATATTTTGCAGGTGAGAAGCCTTCTACATCTGTAAAAAAAGCTTTAACTGTAACAGATTCTTATGGCAAAGCATATTCTGATTTTGCAATGACAAAAATTTCTAACGGAGACATTAACCAGTGGGCTAAGTCAGGAGAATTACAAATTAAGGTAGATAAAACAGGGACAAAGCCAATAAAAGAAGTGGCTGTTTGTTTTTCGTATGGCCATTCAACTGTATCAGCTAGTGGTGTATCAGTATCCTGGCCTGCAGGATTTTCTATTTCCTTTTCCTCAGGCGTTACTACTATGTTTACAGAACCAAGAAGAGTTTCCAATACTGGTTCAATAACTAGTTATTAA
- a CDS encoding WYL domain-containing protein has product MSEFSELIKKFDKIRDYMREFYVYGFKSREDYDKKSLRSYDNEKRRIESYLSDYMSFRHDENNKNIFISIDSSDIPTNPLYRAFKAKSFTKNDITLNFIILDILDGGERHSANEVADKIADEYLTYFENPVIWDLSTVRNKLSEYVNLGILQTEKDGKRLLYSLKKTDINLDELCDALAFFSEISPLGVVGSFLLDKCNYNNSILSFKHHYIMHALESEIVYTLLHAIHNKEKVEIKNHSPRSDRDIILEIIPLKFLISAQGGRRYLCAYSSKFRAIVDFRLDYIMSVKVLGKANNYTEHYEKLERILSCTWSASFGNAKRLEWLKMKLSIPHNERFIVNRIEREGRHGKLTQIDETTYEYFIEVFDTMEMMPWIRTFIGRIISIESSNIEVTQTFYSDLEKMYQLYNGGDGNAVQ; this is encoded by the coding sequence TTGAGTGAATTTTCAGAGCTGATTAAGAAATTTGATAAGATTAGAGACTACATGCGAGAGTTCTATGTATATGGCTTTAAATCTCGCGAGGATTATGATAAAAAGAGCCTTCGCAGTTATGATAACGAAAAACGCAGGATAGAAAGTTACCTTTCTGATTATATGTCATTTCGTCACGATGAAAATAATAAAAATATTTTTATATCGATAGATAGTTCTGATATACCGACCAATCCTCTTTATCGTGCTTTTAAAGCTAAATCATTTACTAAAAATGATATTACTTTAAATTTTATAATTCTTGATATTCTTGATGGTGGAGAGAGACATTCTGCAAATGAGGTAGCTGATAAAATTGCAGATGAATATCTAACGTACTTTGAAAACCCAGTGATATGGGATTTATCAACGGTAAGGAACAAGCTTTCTGAATATGTTAATCTTGGAATACTACAAACGGAAAAAGATGGGAAAAGGTTACTATACTCACTGAAAAAAACAGACATTAATTTAGATGAACTTTGCGACGCACTGGCGTTTTTCAGCGAGATCTCTCCTCTAGGAGTTGTTGGGAGTTTTTTACTTGACAAATGCAATTATAATAATAGCATTTTATCTTTTAAGCACCATTATATTATGCATGCATTAGAAAGCGAAATTGTTTATACACTCCTTCATGCAATTCATAATAAAGAAAAAGTGGAAATCAAAAACCATAGCCCTCGCTCTGATAGGGATATAATCCTTGAAATCATACCGCTCAAATTTCTTATAAGCGCCCAAGGAGGGAGAAGATATCTTTGTGCCTACAGTTCAAAATTTAGAGCGATTGTAGATTTCAGATTAGATTACATAATGTCTGTTAAAGTATTGGGAAAAGCAAATAATTATACTGAGCATTACGAAAAGCTAGAACGGATACTTTCATGTACATGGAGTGCTTCCTTTGGCAATGCTAAAAGACTCGAATGGTTAAAGATGAAGCTTAGTATTCCGCATAATGAACGGTTCATTGTAAATCGCATTGAGCGTGAGGGTAGGCACGGCAAGCTTACGCAAATTGATGAAACAACATATGAATATTTTATTGAAGTATTTGACACAATGGAAATGATGCCTTGGATCAGAACCTTTATTGGCAGGATTATTTCCATTGAGAGTAGCAATATAGAAGTAACACAGACCTTTTATTCTGATTTGGAGAAGATGTATCAATTATACAATGGAGGTGATGGGAATGCTGTTCAGTGA
- a CDS encoding WYL domain-containing protein encodes MLFSEIYSAYYNAVAHLISKAIDGDLNEKTASDLIRDSAFSESFVYILNAIKNEEWQVINKELKTPIKHKPSMPLTTLQLSFLKAISLDARFALFSEGIKGLEGIAPLYVDKDFYYTDIIKDGDPYESDEYRKNFKTVLQALTDKRKLLVSFKSGKGHTHKNTYVPRKLEYSQKDDKFRLICKGNYKMVVINLARITNCQLGEHFEEAAIKPYNRKKSSVVLEIIDERNALERSMLHFANFEKETKQIEKDIYQMKIIYNGEDETEVLIRVLSFGPMLKVLEPKAFTDQIKQRLSNQEKLRVL; translated from the coding sequence ATGCTGTTCAGTGAAATTTATAGTGCCTACTACAATGCTGTTGCTCATCTTATAAGCAAAGCTATTGACGGAGATCTTAATGAAAAAACGGCAAGTGATCTTATTCGAGATTCAGCATTCTCGGAAAGCTTTGTATATATTCTTAATGCAATTAAAAATGAGGAATGGCAGGTTATAAACAAAGAGCTCAAAACTCCTATCAAACATAAACCATCTATGCCACTAACTACACTTCAGCTTAGCTTTTTAAAAGCAATCAGTCTGGATGCTAGGTTTGCACTGTTTTCAGAAGGGATTAAAGGGCTTGAAGGCATAGCACCTCTGTATGTTGACAAGGACTTTTATTACACAGACATAATTAAAGATGGTGACCCTTATGAAAGCGATGAATATAGAAAAAATTTTAAAACAGTTCTGCAGGCCTTAACGGATAAAAGAAAGCTGCTGGTTTCCTTTAAAAGTGGGAAAGGACATACACACAAGAATACATATGTGCCAAGAAAACTGGAATACTCTCAAAAGGATGATAAGTTTAGGCTGATATGCAAAGGAAATTATAAGATGGTGGTAATAAACTTAGCAAGAATTACCAACTGCCAACTAGGAGAGCACTTTGAAGAAGCTGCAATAAAACCATATAATAGAAAGAAAAGCTCAGTTGTATTGGAAATTATAGACGAACGGAATGCACTTGAACGTTCAATGCTCCATTTCGCTAACTTTGAAAAGGAAACGAAGCAAATAGAAAAAGATATATACCAAATGAAAATTATATACAATGGGGAGGATGAAACAGAGGTCTTAATCAGGGTATTATCCTTCGGGCCGATGCTAAAAGTATTAGAGCCGAAAGCTTTTACAGATCAAATTAAACAAAGATTATCAAATCAAGAAAAGTTGCGAGTTTTATAA
- a CDS encoding slipin family protein yields the protein MKMIINENQRGLLFKDGKFLKMLVPGKYTFFNKQKKVVVVNTSEEFKLTGYDLSIFLKNEELAKQLAVVDVKDETLVLHYINGKFSDCLQSGKYAYWTIFDQHEFKEIDIKNPEVDESISKFIFTFIPRKYFFKIEVAQYQKARLYFDQKYVKLLDEGTYYFWNNGTKIEVGFADTRLMQMDIAGQEILTLDKVALRINFVCHYKIMDYVKIYTEIEDFEQQMHVTLQLALREYIGKYRLDEILENKEQISKLAYQKLKEKEGDYFIKVVDAGVKDVILPGEIRDIMNTVLIAEKKAQANVITRREEVASTRSLLNTAKLMEENQTLYKLKELEYLEKICENVGSISVSGGTDLLSQLTKILRGA from the coding sequence ATGAAAATGATAATTAATGAAAACCAAAGAGGATTGCTTTTTAAGGATGGAAAATTTCTAAAAATGCTTGTACCAGGTAAGTATACATTTTTTAATAAGCAGAAAAAGGTAGTGGTTGTAAATACTTCGGAAGAGTTTAAGCTTACGGGATATGACTTGTCTATTTTCCTAAAGAATGAAGAGCTTGCAAAACAGCTTGCTGTTGTGGACGTAAAAGATGAAACACTTGTACTTCATTATATAAATGGTAAGTTTAGTGATTGTCTGCAAAGTGGCAAATATGCCTATTGGACAATATTTGATCAACATGAGTTTAAGGAAATTGATATTAAAAACCCAGAAGTGGATGAGAGTATTTCAAAGTTTATTTTTACGTTTATCCCAAGAAAGTATTTTTTCAAGATTGAGGTAGCTCAATATCAGAAGGCAAGACTTTATTTTGATCAAAAGTATGTCAAGCTACTTGATGAGGGTACCTATTATTTCTGGAATAATGGCACTAAAATTGAGGTTGGCTTTGCTGACACAAGACTTATGCAGATGGATATTGCGGGACAAGAAATTTTAACCCTTGATAAAGTTGCATTGAGAATCAACTTCGTCTGCCATTATAAAATTATGGACTATGTGAAAATTTACACCGAAATTGAAGATTTTGAACAGCAGATGCATGTTACCTTGCAGCTTGCTCTTCGTGAATATATAGGCAAGTACCGTTTAGATGAGATTCTTGAAAATAAAGAGCAAATATCAAAATTGGCATATCAAAAACTCAAAGAGAAGGAAGGAGATTATTTTATCAAGGTTGTAGACGCAGGTGTCAAGGATGTCATTCTTCCTGGAGAAATACGTGATATAATGAATACTGTGCTTATCGCAGAGAAAAAAGCGCAGGCAAATGTAATCACAAGACGCGAGGAAGTTGCATCAACAAGAAGCTTGCTTAACACTGCAAAGCTTATGGAAGAAAATCAAACTTTGTATAAGCTTAAAGAACTAGAATATCTTGAAAAAATATGTGAGAATGTAGGCAGTATCAGCGTAAGTGGTGGAACAGATCTACTCTCACAATTGACCAAAATACTTAGAGGTGCTTAA
- a CDS encoding RtcB family protein, producing MFEIKGEFTTAKVFTENIEEIAIAQIKQLCDMEYTYKSKVRIMPDVHAGAGCTIGTTMTIFDKVVPNLVGVDIGCGMETIQIAEKHIELTKLDKLIYEKIPSGMNIRDTIHKYNDEIDFNELKCKDKVNLDRATRSIGTLGGGNHFIEVDKDSEGNLYVVVHSGSRHLGNEVAKLYQDLGYQRLNGNDQRALNSLIAQYKAQGREKEIQSAIKELKKQVISSIPHSLAYVSEDLFNDYIHDMQIIQYFAELNRKAMVNEIIKGMKLEVIDQFTTTHNYIDTNAMILRKGAVSAKLGEKLLIPINMRDGSLICVGKGNEDWNCSAPHGAGRLMSRTQARNTFTVSEFKNQMKDIYTTSVNKNTLDECPMAYKDMKDIVDNIGPTADIIGIIKPIYNFKAGE from the coding sequence ATGTTTGAAATAAAGGGTGAATTTACTACCGCGAAAGTGTTCACAGAAAATATAGAAGAGATTGCAATTGCACAAATTAAACAGTTGTGTGATATGGAATATACATATAAAAGTAAAGTCCGTATTATGCCGGATGTACACGCAGGTGCAGGTTGTACGATTGGTACGACCATGACCATTTTCGATAAGGTTGTACCTAATCTTGTTGGTGTGGATATCGGCTGTGGGATGGAGACAATCCAGATTGCAGAGAAACATATTGAACTTACCAAACTGGATAAGCTGATTTATGAAAAAATACCATCTGGAATGAACATCAGGGATACTATCCATAAATACAATGATGAAATAGACTTTAATGAGCTTAAATGCAAGGATAAAGTGAATCTTGACAGGGCAACAAGAAGCATAGGTACTCTTGGCGGAGGAAATCATTTTATAGAGGTTGATAAGGATTCTGAAGGAAATTTATATGTGGTTGTTCATTCTGGCAGCCGCCATTTAGGAAATGAGGTAGCAAAACTGTATCAGGATTTAGGTTATCAAAGATTGAATGGAAATGACCAAAGAGCACTTAATAGCTTGATTGCCCAATATAAGGCGCAAGGCAGAGAAAAGGAAATTCAGTCAGCTATAAAGGAACTTAAAAAACAAGTAATTAGCAGCATTCCTCATTCGCTTGCTTATGTCAGTGAGGATTTGTTTAATGACTATATCCATGATATGCAAATCATCCAATACTTTGCTGAGCTTAACCGCAAGGCGATGGTAAATGAAATTATAAAAGGTATGAAACTTGAGGTGATAGATCAATTTACGACAACACACAACTACATTGATACCAATGCAATGATTTTGCGTAAGGGTGCAGTTTCTGCAAAATTAGGTGAAAAACTTTTAATACCTATCAATATGCGTGACGGAAGTCTAATCTGTGTTGGAAAAGGTAATGAAGACTGGAATTGTTCTGCACCACACGGAGCAGGTAGACTGATGAGCAGGACCCAGGCACGAAACACCTTTACCGTATCTGAATTTAAAAATCAGATGAAGGATATTTATACAACTTCGGTAAACAAGAATACACTTGATGAATGCCCTATGGCATATAAAGATATGAAAGACATCGTGGATAACATTGGTCCCACTGCAGATATCATTGGAATAATAAAACCTATATATAATTTCAAGGCGGGAGAATAA
- a CDS encoding nucleotidyltransferase domain-containing protein produces MKEEIIKRLEQIEEKEKVKILYAVESGSRAWGFASPDSDYDVRFIYLRQKEFYLKLEKTRDVIEVPINDILDINGWDFQKALRLLHTSNPTLFEWTNSPVIYKTTRFFEEFKDHINDYFKAKSGLYHYLNTAASNYREYLKGDFVKAKKYFYVIRPILACKWILKENTPPPMLFTDLAESVLDEELKPVIEKLLEMKMSLPEIGQIPKINQLNQYIEKNLIQLKEEIDSLLRNDSNDFEQLNRIFLEALELI; encoded by the coding sequence ATGAAAGAAGAAATAATAAAAAGATTAGAACAAATTGAAGAAAAAGAAAAAGTGAAAATACTGTATGCTGTTGAGTCTGGAAGTAGAGCTTGGGGATTTGCGTCACCTGACAGTGACTATGATGTACGTTTTATCTATTTAAGGCAAAAAGAGTTTTATTTGAAGTTAGAAAAAACCCGCGATGTTATTGAAGTGCCAATAAATGATATTCTTGATATCAATGGGTGGGATTTTCAAAAAGCGTTAAGACTCTTACATACTTCAAATCCTACGCTTTTTGAATGGACCAACTCACCCGTTATATACAAAACTACACGATTTTTTGAAGAATTTAAGGATCATATCAATGATTACTTTAAAGCAAAATCAGGGCTTTACCATTATCTTAATACTGCAGCGAGTAATTACAGAGAATACTTAAAGGGGGATTTTGTAAAAGCAAAGAAGTATTTTTATGTAATAAGGCCAATTCTGGCGTGCAAGTGGATATTAAAAGAGAACACGCCACCTCCTATGCTCTTTACAGATTTGGCGGAAAGTGTACTTGATGAGGAGTTAAAGCCAGTTATTGAAAAACTTCTTGAAATGAAAATGTCATTGCCTGAGATTGGCCAAATACCAAAGATTAATCAACTTAATCAGTATATTGAGAAGAATTTAATTCAATTAAAAGAAGAAATTGATAGTTTACTAAGAAATGATAGCAATGATTTTGAACAGCTAAATCGTATTTTTTTAGAAGCATTGGAGTTGATATAG
- a CDS encoding peptide deformylase: MIKQVIKDAFFLNQKSEPATKADMQVVQDLLDTLNANASDCVGMAANMIGVRKRIIAVNMGFLNVTMINPVIVKKSGEYETEEGCLSLIGVRKTTRYRDIEVEFLNSNWEKQSKKYSGWIAQIIQHEIDHCDGIVI, encoded by the coding sequence ATGATAAAACAGGTAATAAAGGATGCTTTTTTCTTAAATCAGAAATCAGAACCTGCTACAAAAGCTGATATGCAGGTAGTTCAGGACTTACTCGATACACTAAATGCAAATGCGTCAGACTGTGTGGGTATGGCAGCGAACATGATAGGCGTAAGGAAAAGAATCATTGCAGTAAATATGGGGTTTTTAAATGTAACAATGATAAATCCAGTAATTGTGAAAAAATCTGGAGAATATGAAACAGAGGAAGGCTGCTTATCCTTAATTGGAGTGAGAAAAACTACCAGATATAGAGATATTGAGGTGGAGTTTCTAAATTCTAATTGGGAGAAACAATCTAAGAAATATTCTGGATGGATTGCGCAGATTATACAGCATGAAATTGATCATTGTGATGGGATAGTGATATAA
- a CDS encoding peroxiredoxin, whose translation MKISLRDKFPELQVETTKGPINLPNDYKGKWFILFSHPADFTPVCTTEFVSFQKKKKQFNELGVELIGLSVDSLESHFKWIEWIKEKIHVQIEFPVIDDENRKVSETLGLIHPNEDDTAAVRAVIIVDHNGKVRTMLEYPKEIGRNIDEILRTVKALKMASIKKVFAPANWPCNEIIGDKVLFHRGEGEDPSLDEKRGIYSLSNWFIYKNMDE comes from the coding sequence ATGAAAATATCACTTAGAGATAAATTCCCTGAATTGCAGGTGGAAACAACTAAAGGACCTATTAATTTGCCTAATGATTATAAGGGGAAATGGTTCATATTATTTAGTCATCCAGCAGATTTTACTCCAGTTTGTACTACTGAATTTGTTTCTTTTCAAAAGAAAAAGAAGCAATTTAATGAATTAGGAGTGGAACTAATTGGTTTGAGTGTGGATAGCTTAGAATCACATTTCAAGTGGATTGAATGGATTAAAGAAAAGATACATGTTCAAATAGAATTTCCTGTAATAGATGATGAAAACAGAAAAGTTTCTGAAACTCTTGGACTGATTCATCCTAATGAAGATGATACTGCTGCAGTAAGAGCAGTAATAATAGTTGATCATAATGGCAAGGTAAGGACTATGCTTGAATACCCTAAAGAAATAGGCAGAAACATTGATGAAATATTGAGAACTGTAAAAGCATTAAAAATGGCATCAATTAAAAAAGTTTTTGCTCCAGCAAATTGGCCGTGTAATGAAATCATAGGAGACAAGGTTTTGTTCCACAGAGGAGAAGGGGAAGATCCATCATTAGATGAGAAACGCGGAATATATAGTTTATCAAATTGGTTTATATATAAGAATATGGACGAATAG
- a CDS encoding NAD-dependent epimerase/dehydratase family protein, translating into MKYLITGGNGFIGSHLTLRLLSKGHEVTVLDNFRTSPPID; encoded by the coding sequence ATGAAATATTTAATTACAGGTGGAAATGGCTTTATTGGGTCGCACCTTACATTAAGATTGTTAAGTAAAGGGCACGAAGTTACAGTTTTAGATAATTTCAGAACCAGTCCCCCGATAGATTAG
- a CDS encoding nucleotide sugar dehydrogenase — MDIKSKDCKVGIIGLGYVGLPLAILCAKKGLQVIGFENNKEKCNLLLSGKSYITDIDDEEIMRVIADHHQLNVAYNYDLMPQCDIIIICVPTPLDENKDPDYSFLYKAIDTIKHFIRKEQLIIVESTLVPTTSRNIILPILEESGLKAGKDFFFSFSPERIDPGNEFYKIEKTPKLVSGYSKLCTEKACQFYNEIGVTPYPVSSLEVAEMSKILENTYRDVNIALINEMAQICKLYDINIWNVIEAAASKPFGFNAFYPGPGVGGHCIPKDCTFYTCLAREKDVKASLAECARWINDQMPDYIVSRIKMLLSNVNKSIKDSSILILGITYKKDVNDVRESPSIKIINLLLELGAKVSYHDPFIKKLNTDYKQLNSVVFEDICISDADCIVLSVAHNCYKDLNYPEGKIVFDLTNSIQNLSVGLNKL; from the coding sequence ATGGATATCAAGTCAAAAGATTGTAAGGTAGGGATTATAGGACTTGGCTACGTGGGATTACCATTGGCTATACTATGTGCAAAAAAAGGTCTGCAAGTAATTGGATTTGAAAATAACAAAGAGAAATGCAATCTCTTACTCTCTGGAAAAAGTTATATTACGGATATTGACGATGAGGAAATAATGAGAGTAATTGCAGATCATCATCAACTGAATGTAGCTTATAACTATGATCTTATGCCGCAATGCGATATTATTATTATTTGCGTACCAACTCCTTTAGATGAAAACAAAGATCCTGATTACTCATTTTTATACAAAGCAATTGATACCATAAAGCATTTTATTAGAAAAGAGCAACTTATTATTGTAGAAAGCACATTAGTTCCCACAACTTCCAGGAATATCATATTGCCTATATTAGAAGAAAGCGGACTTAAAGCTGGAAAGGATTTTTTCTTTTCTTTTTCTCCTGAGCGAATTGATCCGGGAAATGAATTTTATAAAATAGAAAAAACTCCTAAATTAGTGTCCGGATATTCTAAACTATGTACTGAAAAAGCTTGCCAATTTTACAATGAGATTGGTGTCACTCCTTATCCAGTTTCATCCCTTGAAGTTGCTGAAATGTCAAAAATCCTTGAGAACACTTACAGAGATGTTAACATTGCACTAATTAATGAAATGGCTCAAATATGCAAGTTGTATGATATTAATATATGGAATGTTATTGAGGCAGCAGCTTCAAAACCTTTTGGATTTAATGCATTTTATCCTGGCCCAGGAGTAGGAGGACACTGCATTCCAAAAGATTGTACTTTCTATACCTGCCTTGCAAGAGAAAAAGATGTTAAAGCCTCATTAGCTGAATGTGCCCGCTGGATTAATGACCAAATGCCAGACTATATCGTATCCAGAATAAAAATGCTGCTATCCAATGTTAACAAAAGTATTAAAGATAGTAGTATTTTAATATTAGGGATAACTTATAAAAAAGATGTTAATGATGTTCGTGAATCACCATCCATTAAGATAATAAATTTACTTTTAGAGCTTGGGGCAAAAGTATCGTATCATGATCCATTTATTAAAAAACTTAATACAGATTATAAACAGCTTAACAGTGTAGTTTTTGAGGATATATGTATAAGTGATGCAGATTGTATTGTTTTATCTGTTGCACACAACTGCTATAAGGATCTTAATTATCCCGAGGGGAAAATTGTTTTTGACCTGACTAATTCTATACAAAACTTATCGGTAGGGCTGAATAAATTATGA
- a CDS encoding GT-D fold domain-containing protein produces MAYYKCYLMLVEILEQIKFSLKHHKPYSLVRLGHGEMHVVSYKICPNHKINRYFDHYHQYAGITELNDEIAASMINALKKADLVGLGNHTPYNEELLNQIIQYYGLEFPAVCNAWICVEMINSPEFFNILRAHRVLVVGRRSAEGADKLRKLGITVTGAIGHEGLEAMAQTIKEISSMENFDIALVSAGVPATIMCPEIAEKTGKVIIDFGHALDILIEGENFDHEKQVNDFNNKLNKGV; encoded by the coding sequence ATGGCATATTATAAATGCTATCTAATGCTAGTTGAAATACTGGAACAAATAAAATTTTCACTGAAACATCATAAGCCATATTCATTGGTACGTTTGGGTCACGGTGAAATGCATGTTGTGAGTTATAAAATTTGTCCCAATCACAAGATTAACCGCTATTTTGATCATTATCATCAATATGCAGGGATAACAGAGTTAAATGATGAAATTGCAGCAAGTATGATTAATGCTTTGAAAAAAGCGGATTTAGTGGGTTTGGGAAATCATACCCCATACAATGAGGAACTACTGAACCAAATTATTCAATACTATGGTTTAGAGTTCCCCGCAGTGTGTAATGCCTGGATTTGTGTTGAGATGATTAATTCGCCTGAATTTTTTAATATTCTCAGAGCACATAGGGTCTTGGTTGTAGGCAGAAGATCGGCAGAGGGTGCAGATAAATTGCGAAAATTAGGAATTACTGTTACAGGAGCCATTGGACATGAGGGATTGGAAGCAATGGCTCAAACAATTAAAGAAATCTCATCAATGGAAAATTTTGATATAGCCTTAGTTTCTGCAGGTGTACCAGCAACAATAATGTGTCCTGAAATTGCAGAAAAGACAGGGAAAGTAATAATCGATTTTGGCCATGCGCTGGACATTTTAATTGAGGGTGAAAACTTTGATCATGAAAAACAGGTTAACGATTTTAATAATAAATTAAACAAAGGAGTTTGA